One Phenylobacterium hankyongense DNA segment encodes these proteins:
- a CDS encoding carboxyl transferase domain-containing protein — MKKLLIANRGEIAVRIARTAAEMGIATVAVFSEDDAASLHTRKADEAVALTGSGPAAYLDVAQVVGVALAQGCDAVHPGYGFLSENAAFARACAEAGLTFVGPTPETLELFGDKGRARALAQQCSVPVLAGTNGPTSLSDAQAFVAAHGPVMVKALAGGGGRGMRPVLAAEELEAAFERCASEARAAFGNGDLYVEQFLPRARHVEVQIVGDGASVSHLWDRECSLQRQRQKVVEIAPADMLPEALRRRLFEAAVALGAAAAYRSLGTVEFLVDASGDLGRFVFIEGNARLQVEHTVTEEVTGLDLVRVQLQIAAGRTLGDLELAQGQVPAPRGHAVQARVNLETMAADGSARPAGGVLTAFEPPSGPGVRVDGFGYAGYRTSARFDSLLAKLVVHAGAGGLSRAVAKAYRALSEFRIEGSPTNIAFLQNLLAHPAVAAGEVHTRFIEEHMGELAGEPDAHPRLYFDAAARGGPARRAGYQVDVVDPLAVLDLGKQEAAAPEPDDEPEGPEGTRALRAPLQGTVINISAAPGDSVRAGQALMIMEAMKMEHVIVAEVSGIVRELTVAAGDTVFEGHPLAFLEEAEVAGDVQAGEAAVDLDEIRPDLAEVLERHRLTLDAARPEAVARRRKTGQRTARENVEDLVDPGSFVEHGALVIAARRRRNTVEELVATTQADGLIMGLGTINADKVPEDRARCAVMSYDYTVLAGTQGAHNHEKLDRMAELALRWRLPTVFFTEGGGGRPGDTEGGNGFVRGFEYWGKLSGAVPLVGINSGRCFAGNAAILGCCDVIIATRDSALGMGGPAMVEGGGLGVFRPEEIGPIQVMQANGTIDVLVEDEAEAVATARKYLGYFQGPVADWTCADQRLLRRSIPENRLRVYDIRKLIETVADDGSMLELRPKFGLAMVTAFIRVEGRPMGVFANNPMHIGGAIDSDASDKAARFLQLCEAFDIPVLSLSDTPGNMVGPEAEKTGLIRHCSRLFVIGANLTVPIFSVILRKSYGLGAIAMTGGSYQAAMFCVAWPTGEFGGMGLEGSVKLGYRNELAAIADPVARKAKFDEMVERAYANGKALARAAYPALDDVIDPADTRKWIVAGLRSLPPIPLRTEKKLKWIDSW; from the coding sequence GTGAAGAAGCTGCTGATCGCCAACCGCGGCGAGATCGCCGTCCGCATCGCGCGCACCGCCGCGGAGATGGGGATCGCCACCGTGGCGGTGTTCTCGGAAGACGACGCGGCCTCCCTGCACACCCGCAAGGCGGACGAGGCGGTGGCGCTGACGGGCTCCGGGCCCGCGGCCTACCTGGACGTCGCGCAGGTGGTCGGCGTGGCGCTGGCGCAGGGGTGCGACGCGGTCCACCCGGGGTACGGATTCCTGAGTGAGAACGCCGCCTTCGCGCGGGCCTGCGCCGAGGCCGGCTTGACCTTCGTGGGTCCGACGCCGGAGACCCTGGAGCTGTTCGGCGACAAGGGCCGCGCGCGGGCGTTGGCGCAGCAGTGCAGCGTGCCGGTGCTGGCCGGCACAAACGGGCCGACCAGCCTGTCCGACGCTCAGGCGTTCGTCGCCGCCCATGGGCCGGTGATGGTCAAGGCGCTGGCCGGCGGCGGCGGGCGCGGCATGCGGCCGGTGCTGGCGGCCGAGGAGCTGGAGGCCGCCTTCGAGCGCTGCGCGTCGGAGGCCAGGGCGGCGTTCGGCAATGGCGACCTCTACGTCGAGCAGTTCCTGCCCCGCGCCCGGCACGTCGAGGTGCAGATCGTCGGCGACGGCGCCAGCGTCAGCCACCTGTGGGACCGCGAGTGCAGCCTGCAGCGACAGCGGCAGAAGGTGGTGGAGATCGCCCCCGCCGACATGCTGCCGGAGGCCCTGCGGCGCCGGCTGTTCGAGGCCGCCGTGGCGCTCGGCGCAGCGGCCGCCTACCGCAGCCTCGGCACCGTGGAGTTCCTGGTCGACGCCTCAGGTGACCTGGGGCGCTTCGTCTTCATCGAAGGCAACGCCCGGCTGCAGGTGGAGCATACGGTCACCGAGGAGGTCACCGGCCTCGACCTGGTGCGGGTCCAGCTGCAGATCGCCGCCGGCCGGACGCTGGGCGACCTCGAACTGGCGCAGGGCCAGGTCCCGGCGCCGCGCGGCCACGCGGTGCAGGCGCGGGTGAACCTGGAGACCATGGCGGCGGACGGCTCGGCGCGGCCGGCCGGCGGCGTGCTGACCGCCTTCGAGCCGCCGTCCGGGCCCGGCGTGCGGGTCGACGGCTTCGGCTACGCCGGCTACCGGACCAGCGCGCGGTTCGACAGCCTGCTGGCCAAGCTGGTCGTCCACGCCGGCGCCGGCGGCCTCTCCCGCGCCGTGGCCAAGGCCTATCGGGCGCTGTCGGAATTCCGCATCGAGGGCTCCCCCACCAACATCGCCTTCCTGCAGAACCTGCTGGCCCACCCGGCGGTGGCGGCGGGCGAGGTGCACACCCGCTTCATCGAAGAGCACATGGGCGAGCTGGCCGGCGAGCCGGACGCCCATCCCAGGCTCTACTTCGACGCCGCGGCGCGTGGGGGCCCGGCCCGGCGGGCGGGCTACCAGGTGGATGTCGTCGATCCGCTGGCGGTGCTCGACCTCGGCAAGCAGGAGGCCGCCGCGCCGGAGCCGGACGACGAGCCGGAGGGGCCGGAAGGCACGCGGGCCCTGCGCGCGCCGCTGCAGGGCACGGTGATCAACATCTCCGCCGCGCCCGGCGACAGCGTCCGCGCCGGCCAGGCGCTGATGATCATGGAAGCCATGAAGATGGAGCACGTGATCGTCGCCGAGGTCTCCGGGATCGTCCGTGAACTGACGGTTGCGGCCGGCGACACCGTCTTCGAGGGCCATCCGCTGGCCTTCCTGGAGGAGGCCGAGGTCGCCGGCGACGTCCAGGCCGGCGAAGCGGCGGTGGACCTGGACGAGATCCGGCCCGACCTCGCCGAGGTGCTGGAGCGCCACCGCCTGACCCTGGACGCCGCGCGGCCCGAGGCCGTCGCCCGACGCCGCAAGACCGGCCAGCGCACCGCGCGGGAGAACGTCGAGGACCTGGTCGATCCCGGCAGTTTCGTGGAGCACGGCGCCCTGGTGATCGCCGCCCGCCGGCGGCGCAACACCGTCGAGGAGCTGGTCGCCACCACCCAGGCCGACGGCCTGATCATGGGCCTGGGCACGATCAACGCCGACAAGGTCCCCGAGGACCGCGCCCGCTGCGCGGTGATGTCTTACGACTACACGGTGCTGGCCGGCACCCAGGGCGCGCACAACCACGAGAAGCTCGACCGGATGGCGGAGCTGGCCCTGCGCTGGCGGCTGCCGACGGTGTTCTTCACCGAGGGCGGCGGCGGGCGGCCCGGCGACACCGAGGGCGGCAATGGCTTCGTCCGCGGCTTCGAATACTGGGGCAAGCTCTCCGGCGCCGTGCCGCTGGTGGGGATCAACTCCGGCCGCTGCTTCGCCGGCAACGCCGCCATCCTCGGCTGCTGCGACGTGATCATCGCCACCAGGGACTCGGCGCTCGGCATGGGCGGCCCGGCCATGGTCGAGGGCGGCGGCCTAGGCGTCTTCCGGCCGGAGGAGATCGGGCCCATCCAGGTGATGCAGGCCAACGGCACCATCGACGTGCTGGTGGAGGACGAGGCCGAGGCGGTGGCGACCGCCAGGAAGTACCTCGGCTATTTCCAGGGCCCGGTGGCCGACTGGACGTGTGCGGACCAGCGCCTGCTGCGACGCTCGATCCCGGAGAACCGGCTGCGGGTCTACGATATCCGCAAGCTGATCGAGACCGTCGCCGACGACGGCTCGATGCTGGAACTGCGGCCCAAATTCGGCCTGGCCATGGTCACCGCCTTCATCCGCGTCGAAGGTCGGCCGATGGGGGTGTTCGCCAACAACCCGATGCACATCGGCGGGGCCATCGACTCCGACGCCTCCGACAAGGCCGCCCGCTTCCTGCAGCTCTGCGAGGCGTTCGACATCCCGGTGCTGTCGCTCTCCGACACGCCCGGCAACATGGTGGGGCCCGAGGCGGAGAAGACCGGCCTGATCCGCCACTGCTCGCGACTGTTCGTGATCGGCGCGAACCTTACCGTGCCGATCTTCTCGGTGATCCTGCGCAAGAGCTATGGGCTGGGCGCCATCGCCATGACCGGCGGCAGCTACCAGGCGGCGATGTTCTGCGTCGCCTGGCCCACCGGCGAGTTCGGCGGCATGGGGCTGGAGGGCTCGGTGAAGCTCGGCTACCGCAACGAGCTGGCCGCCATCGCCGACCCGGTAGCCCGCAAGGCCAAGTTCGACGAAATGGTCGAGCGCGCCTACGCCAACGGCAAGGCCCTGGCCCGCGCCGCCTACCCCGCCCTCGACGACGTCATCGACCCCGCCGACACCCGCAAGTGGATCGTCGCGGGGCTCAGGAGCCTGCCGCCGATCCCGCTGCGGACGGAAAAGAAGCTGAAGTGGATCGACAGCTGGTGA